The genomic region TCTTTTTTGACTTGATATTTATTGTCAAAATGTGACCATCCACCATATGCATCTCCTATCACTATTTTGTCCCAATCATTAATTTCATTCTTTTCCTGTCCAATTGCCATTTGGATTCCAAAAAGAAAGGTTAATATGATTGAAATTGGTTTGTTCATAATTATGCCCAACGGTTTTGTGTATGATTAGTGGCGTGTTTAAGCACCTAATTTAGCAAATACAAACCGAATAGAAAATCCGCGAGGATTTTCGTAAGTAGGAGATTACTAGCCATTAATTATACACGTTGTTGCCACACGTTTTTATTTATTTCGTAACAAATACATTTTTCGTATTCGGGATATTCTTTCAATTTCGGATGTTTAAATTCTCCGATTTTTTCCATTCCGATTTTTTTCATCACGTTTTCCGATTTAGAATTTTTCTCTGTACACGTGGAAATGATTTTATCTAAATTCAGTTCATTAAATGCAAATTCAAGACATTTTTTTGCGCCTTCGGTTGCATATCCTTTTCCCCAAGCACTTTTTTTTAATCGCCAACCAATGTCAACAGCAGGTGTAAAGTCAGTTTTATATTCTTGAAATGCCAAACCAATAAATCCGATTAATTCTCCACTTTCTAAAATTTCCGTTGCGAAGTAATTGAATCCATTTTTTGTATAGTGATTTTTAAGTCGGTCGATAAATTCCGCTGTTTCCTTTTCTGTTAATGGTTTTGGGAAATGTTCCATCACTTCCAAATCCGCATTTATTATCGCAAATTCGGTCAAATCAGTTTCGTCCCAATTGCGAAATCCAAGTCTTTCAGATTTAAAAATGTATTCTTTTTTCAATTTCAGCGTAATTTTCTCAAATGTGTGGCAACGTTAGTAAATACAAACCTAAGCAAAATCTTACAACATTACGTTACTGTATGTGACTTAAAGCAAACCTTTTAGCAGTATCGATCATAACTCAAAAAAGGTAGTATATGCAAACCTTTTCGTTTTAAACGTTTCATGTCGGCTTTATCAGCATCTTTAAGTTAGACCATTCGTTTTGGTATAAAGTCATAAGTTTATTAGTGCAATAGGATGATGCTTGTTACACTTTCGCGCAAGCGGTATTAAAAAAAGGATAGTATAATGAGATGCTGCTGTGTGTGCATAGATTGAGTTTCTATAGCTCAATTTCATCGCATAAAAAAAGCCCAACCTTGCGGTTGGACTTCTTTATGATGTAACTGCTATGGCAGTATTCCCGATTTTAAACCAGTTCTTCTAGTGCTAGCTCTACAGGTACTTGATGTTTTAAAATATCCTCCATGGTCTCGCGTTCTCTTATTAAATGCGCCTCGCCGTTGTACCACAGCACCTCTGCCGGACGGTATCTAGAGTTATAGTTACTAGTCATAGAGTAGCAGTAGGCACCAGCGTTTGCAAATGCGAGAATGTCACCTTCTGTGATCTCGCTGATCTGGCGGTTTTGTGCAAAGGTGTCGGTCTCACAGATGTAACCTACCACGCTGTAAAAACGATTGCGGCCATTCTCGTTAGAGATATTTTTAATACCGTGGTACGATCCATATAACATAGGACGTATCAGGTGATTAAATCCACTATCGATACCTGCAAAAACGGTAGACGTGGTTTGTTTTACGACATTCACTTTGGCAAGAAAATATCCTGCCTCGCTTACTAGAAACTTTCCAGGTTCAAAGGCTAGTGTGATATCGCGTCCATAATCTTTACAAAATTTATTGAAACGCTCGCTTAATTGCTCACCTAGATCTTCAATATCTGTTGCGACGTCGCCTTCTTTATAAGGTACTTTAAATCCACTACCAAAATCGATAAACTCCAGGTCCTTAAACTTTGCTGCGGTCTCAAACAATATTTCTGTCGCATATAAAAACACGCCTATGTCTAGAATGTCACTACCAGTATGCATGTGCACACCGTTAACGGTCATTTTAGTATTTTCTACAATGCGCAGTAAATGCGGTATCTGGTGAATAGAGATCCCAAATTTTGAATCTATGTGTCCTACAGATATGTTTGCATTACCACCAGCCATAACGTGTGGATTGATACGTACACATACCGGTATGGTAGGATGCTTAGAGCCAAATTGTTCAAGGATCGATAAATTATCAATATTGATTTGCACGCCCATGGCAGCGACTTGTTCAATCTCTTCTAGCGACACACCATTAGGCGTGTAAATGATCTTGTGTGGCTCTACACCAGCAGCTAGACCCAACTGTACTTCTTGTAGACTCACGGTATCGAGTCCAGCGCCTAACTGTTTAAACAGCTTCAAGATAGATAAGTTTGATAATGCTTTAACGGCATAATGTATTCTCAGTGATTTCGCTTGCGCGAAAGCCGAGGTCAAACGTTCATACTGCGACACGATACGATGCGCGTCGTACACATAGACAGGACTACCGTGTTCCTGTGCAATGTTCAATAAATCTTGTGATTGCATGCTTAAAAAATTAAGCCTACAAAATTACTAGGTTAGGACTAATAATTATTAATAAAATGATAAATCTTTCTTATGAGCTGGTATAATGATGGCGCCATCGGTTTATGGATAGCTTCCAATTATAGAAATAGGGATATAAATTACCTTTATGTATCATAGATAAGGCATGCCTGTGGTGCAGCGTTAATTATCTGGCTATGGCTTTTAAACACAACGGTTGTTATAGAATGATGTTCATAAAATCAATTCTGATTCTGTATAAGTGGGAACTATAATTTCATCACTTAAAGTCTAATTTTTTGGCTTACTCATAACCTGTTCTTAAAAAATATATTTTTATTTCAAATTCAAGGTTCACTTTCTTATTTTTGCTGTACTTAAAATTGAACCTTAAAGAACATTTATGAATCTTCACGAATATCAAGGAAAAGAAATATTAGCTAGTTATGGTGTAACTATACAGCGAGGTAAAGTAGCAACTACTGCTGCAGAAGCTGTAGCGGCTGCAAAAGAATTAACTGAAGAAACTGGTACTGGATGGCACGTTATAAAAGCCCAAGTACACGCCGGTGGACGTGGTAAAGGTGGTGGAGTAAAACTTGCCAAAAATCTTGAACAAGTTGAAGAAATAGCTGGACAGATCATAGGTATGGACCTAGTAACACCACAGACTAGTGCTGAGGGAAAACGTGTTCACCAAGTTCTAGTGGCTGAAGATGTATATGAGCCAGGTGAAGTAGAGGTAGAAGAATTCTACATGTCTGTACTTCTAGACCGTGCACAAGGAAAAAACATGATCATGTATTCTACAGAAGGTGGAATGGATATCGAGACTGTTGCCGAGGAGACGCCGCATTTAATCTTTACAGAGACGATAGACGCATCACATGGTTTACAAGGTTTTCAAGCAAGACGTATTGCGTTTAACTTAGGTTTAAGCGGTAAGGCATTTAAAGAAATGACAAAGTTTGTTGCTGCTTTATACAATGCATATGTAGGATCAGATTCTGCTTTATTTGAAATCAATCCAGTATTAAAAGCGAGTGATAACCGTATTATCGCAGTAGATTGTAAAATCACACTAGATGAAAACGCATTATTCCGTCACAAAGATCTTGCAGCAATGAGAGATACACGTGAGGAAAACCCAACTGAGGTTGAAGCAAAAGCGGTAGGATTAAACTATGTAGATCTAGATGGTAATGTAGGTTGTATGGTAAACGGTGCAGGACTTGCTATGGCAACAATGGACCTTATCAAACAAGCTGGTGGAGAACCTGCAAACTTCCTAGATGTAGGTGGTACTGCAGATGCAAAGCGTGTTGAAGAAGCTTTCCGTATTATTCTTAAAGATGATAAGGTAGAGGCTATTCTTGTAAATATCTTTGGTGGTATTGTAAGATGTGACCGTGTGGCACAAGGTATTGTAGATGCATACAAAAACATGGGTGACGCTATCAATGTGCCTATCATTGTAAGACTACAAGGTACTAATGCAGAAATCGCAAAAGAATTGATCGACAACTCTGGTCTTGATGTACAAAGTGCTGTTGAATTCCAGGAAGCTGCAGATAAAGTACAAGCGGTAATCGCTTAATACTGATCTAGAGAATAAATTCTCGATTAAATATATAAAACCACGTTGAAGTTTATCAACGTGGTTTTTTTATGTGATAAAGGTTTGTAAATCAAATCTGTTCTTTAAATTTGAGTATAAACCAGCACATTATGAAACACTTATACTCTTTTTTAATTTTAGCCTTTTATACAATAACAGCCCAAGCTCAATATATCGAGTTTGATTTTGATAACGCGACCATTAATGGGAATACGGTAACACAAGACGTAACTGTTAATGGTATAGGGTACCGTTTAACAGCGGTACATGGTTCTAATAGTACGGCAGCATTATTTGATGATGGAACAGGAGACCTATCTTTAAGAGGTACTGGTGGCTCTAGACCAGAACAAAATTGGACGATATCGTTAATTAAAGCAGGATCTGCAGAGAATTTTGATTTTGTAAGTGTCGACTATTTTAATAATAGTGGTTCAACACATACCTTTATAGTAGGTGATAGTAATAATAATGCCATATCTGCACAGACTAACATACCGCCCAGCGATGCAGGAACGATACTAGTAGCAACACCTGCAAATGCGACTAACTTACCATCGTGTTTGATATTTGGTTTGACGTTTTTTGCAACTACAGATACTTATTTTGATAACTTACGCATCAAACCGGTATCGTTATTATCTAATGAAGATCAAACACTAGAAAGTGTACAGTACTTTCAAAATAGTAATCACAACTTAGTTTTATCGCATTATAAGTTAGAAGGCGCGACTATAGAAGTTTTAAATTTAAATGGACAGCTATTATCTACAACAACAGCAAATGCGATTGATTATGAAGTTGATGTGACCAACTTATCGAGTGGATTGTATATCGCAAGGGTTACTTTAGATAATCAGGTAGAAACGATTAAGTTTATAAGATAGCCCTTAATCATAATTATAATAAAAAAGCCTCTTTTCATAAGAGGCTTTTTTATTAGTTAAAAGGTCTAATCTTCTTTAGTTTCATCAGACTCTTCATCTTTAGGTTGTTCTAGATCCATGTCTGGTAATACATCTGGATCATTCATATCCTTATCATCATAATCATCTTCATCAAATGCTTCCATTTGCATGGATAATCGCTTAGATATCTTAACCAGGTACTTTGTATCCTCAGTTTTAACCTCTACAGCTTCAATTAATTCGTTTTTATGGTTTTTAAATGATATGATATCATCATCGCCATAACCGTCTGGATATCGTTCTACAAGAAGCGATAATACATCTGGTGTTAGTTTCTTATAGTCTACAATTACATTTTTCATAATAACATTTAGAGAGAAACTAAAGTATATAAAAATCTTAAATCACCCAATCTCTTTAGGTAAACTATTAATTATTTTTTTAATTCATTAAATGCTTGTAAAATATCCTCAGTTGCAACAACTTGATTAGTGACAAAGGACCCTATACTTTCTAGCAGTACAAATTTAATCTCGCCATTAGTATTCTTTTTATCATATTTCATAAGTTCAATCATCTCCTGTACTTCTTGATCAGTAAATGAGAATGAAAAATTTAAAGAAGTATACCAGTCTTTAATTTCTTGATAAGCATCCATCGATAAGCTAGCATATTGAACACTTAAAAAAGATTCAACCACTATCCCAGCAGCAATAGCCTCACCGTGTAGAACAGCTTCTCGTTCCTCATGTTCCATTAAAAACGATTCTATTGCGTGTCCTGCGGTATGACCATAGTTAAGGGCTTTACGTGGTCCTTTTTCAAATGGATCCATGGCAACAATATCACTTTTAATGATAGCGCTTTGATAGATTAGGGAATTAAAGGTCTCATTTAAATAATCAGTTACATTGAGCATGTCTTTCCAGTACACGCGATCACTGATTAAACCGTGTTTAAACATTTCAATACTACCATTAACTAAATGTTGCTGTGGTAATGTATTTAAAAATGCAGGATCAATAATGGTCATGATAGGTGGATTGATCACACCTATTTGATTTTTAAGATGGCCTAAGTCTACACCATTTTTACCACCTATGGAAGCATCTACCATACCCAATAAACTAGTAGGGATGTGTATAAATGGGATACCTCTTTTAATAGTGGACGCTATAAAACCTCCTAGGTCAGTAATCACGCCGCCACCTAGATTAATCATTAAGCTGTTGCGGTCGCAACCTAGCTCAACTAGTGCACTCCATACACCAGCACAGGTGTCAATATTTTTGAATTCCTCGCCATGATCGATTTCTATCACCTCAATAATTGCCGTCGTTTCAATCTTAGGCATTAAGTAAGGATAGCAGTTTTCCATCGTCTTATCGTCAACAAGAATAAAAATAGTAGATGGTTGGTTTTCTCTGATCCATTGATTGATTGCCTCAAATCCTTGGTTTTCAAAGTAAATGGTGAAGTCTTTTATAGTAATAGGGTTCATGTTTTGTATGCTTTCGCGAAAGCGTTAAAAGTACAATCTATGTAGCTATTATTTAACTCCTTTGCTACTATATTTGTCACATGAATATGGAAAATCCTTTTAACAACACAGAGATTGCTTTTTCATTAAAAAGTAATCGCGAGCTGCGCAAAGCTCATTTTCTATTTAAGATGATGGGTTATCCATCGTTAGTCAACTTTGGTTCTGCTGTGATGATGAAATCGCTACAGTGGAAGCTGCCCGTAAAAGGCCTTATTAAACATACGGTATTTGAACATTTTTGTGGTGGTACTACTGAAGAAGAATGTGAACCAGTGGTAGAAAAAATGTTTGTTAAAGGTGTGAGTAGTATCTTAGATTATAGTGTTGAAGGAAAGGAAGATGAGGCCGATTTTAATGCTGTCGTTGATAAGAAATTGAAACTTATTAAACATGCTGCAAAATCTGATGCCTTACCATTTGAAGTAGTGAAACCTACTGGTATAGGTAGATTTTACATCTGGCAAAAGGTCACTGAGAAAAAAGAACTCACTACTGCAGAGCAGGCAGAGTGGCAACGTATTAAAGATCGAGTATTATTACTATCGCAAACGGCATATGATAATGATATCGCTTTACTTTTTGATGGTGAAGAAAGCTGGATGCAAGATGCTGCAGATGAGTTGATACGTGACATGATGTTACAGTTCAACAAAGAAAAAGCTATTATTTACAACACGCTACAATGCTATAGACATGATCGCTTAGATTATATAAAGTCACTGTATGAAGATGCCAAAGAAAACAACTTTATAGTAGGTGTTAAAATAGTGCGAGGTGCTTATATGGAAAAAGAGCGAGCACGTGCTCAAGAAATGGGATATGAATCACCCATCTGTGCTAATAAAATGGCGACAGATGAGATGTTTAACAGTGCTATGTTTTTTATCCTTGATCATCTAGACGTTATTAAGTTGTGTATAGGAACGCACAATGAATCTAGTACCATGCAGGCTTTAGAGATTCTTGCAAAGAAAGGTGTTGCGCCACAGGATCATGACGTATGGTTTGGACAACTGTATGGTATGAGTGATAATCTGACTTTTAACCTTGCGCAAATGAATTATAATACGTTCAAAATATTACCTTTCGGTCCTATACAAGATGTGATGCCATATTTAATACGTAGAGCGCAAGAGAACACATCAGTCGCTGGACAAACCGGTAGAGAGTTGATATTAATTAAGCAAGAAATGAAAAGACGTGGTCTTTAATCATTATCGTTGTAGATAATTTTTTCAACGGTGGCATATCGCTCACAATTCTTTACCCAAAGTGTGGTGTTAGAAAGTTCTTCTCGACCTGAAATATGGTAAAATTTACACGGACTAGCATCTGTATCTGATTTTGAAAAATTGACATCACCATACTTAAGTATCAGTTGTATACTTAAAGTATCGATATCCTTTTGTACAAGGTTTTCTCTTAGTTCTGGTGATAGCCTTATAGATTTTTTCCCTATATCTGCAAGGACTCTAGATTCTGGAAACCAGGTACATTGTGTTCTTTTTCCGGTAAGGAAAAAAACTAAGAATATTAAACCTATGGAAACGCCACCTAGGTAAAAACTTAAACGTTGTATAAACTTCATTGCAACTCTTTAAAAGATGAGCAAATTTACGTCGCTATACGGTAAGTTATACCATGATCCTACAGATTTGTTTGTGTTGATGCCGTGGTACATATAGATACCACATTTAAGGCCTTTATCCATTCTTATAGCATGTTCAATCCCACCATCTTCGGCGATATTAAGCAAGTAAGGTGTGAAAATATTACTTAATGAAATAGATGCGGTTTTTGAGTATCGTGAAGGTATATTAGGTACACAATAGTGTGTGACACCATATTTTTCAAATGTAGGTTTATCGTGTGTAGTGACTTCACTAGTTTCAAAACAACCACCCATGTCTATACTTATATCCATGATCACAGATCCTTGCTTCATGTTTTCTACCATAGTCTTAGTCACGACTACAGGAGCTCTATTGCTACCAGATAAAGCACCTACCACGACATCACATCTTCTCAAAGCCTTTAGTAGATATTTAGGTTGTAGGGTAGAGGTGTATAGCTGTTGACTTACTTTATCTTGAAGGTTACGCAACTTAGTAATAGAGTTATCAAATACTTTAACATTTGCACCTAGTCCCAATGCGGTGCGTGCCGCAAACTCTCCTACAACACCAGCACCCATAATGACCACGTCTACAGGTGGAACACCAGTAATATTACCAAAAAGCTGTCCTGTACGGTTTGCACCACTACTTAATAATTCACTAGCGATAAGTATGGAAGCTATTCCAGATATTTCACTTAAAGCACTTACCGCAGGATAATTACCACTGTCATCTTGAATAAATTCAAAAGCTAGTGCGGTAACTTTTTTAGCAGCTAATTTTTCAAAATAGGTTTTGTTCCTAGTTTTAATCTGTAGAGCAGATATTAAAACGCTTTGTGGTTTTATGAGTTCAATTTCTTCTAAGGAAGGTGGAGCGACTTTTAATATGGTAGGGCAAGAAAAGACTTTATTCCTATCAGAAGTAAGTTCTGCGCCAGCTTCATTATATTGTGAGTCTGTAAAATTAGATCCATTTCCTGCACCTTTTTCCATTAAAATGCGATGACCATGAGCCGTGAGCGCTGCTACTGCATCTGGTGTAAGAACAATACGTTTTTCTTGATGTTGTGTTTCTTTAGGGATTCCTATAAGTAGTTCTTGCTTAGATCGTTGTATCTCTAGGCGTTCCTCTTGTGGTAAGAGTTGATCTTTAGTAAATGGAGATAGGTGTTGACTCATAAGAACAATTATATTCCCTAAAATTAGTCAATTTAACTGAAGAATCGATCACTAGGTTTTTTAATGCCATCCTCAATTTCAGAGATGTCTATTCCGTGAATTTTATCAAATACTTTAATACGAGCGAGATAGCTAGCAGAAAGCGACCCGATAACTACTGGAATAATAAAGTATATTTCATTATGATCTATGTATTCAACATCAGGTAGAAAAACTGATACCAGTTGAAAAAAGTACATGGAGAACGGTATGATGATAACATGATACCACCAATGTTTACATGTTAAAAACCATAAAAAGAATAAAAGAGCTGGAAGTAGTTTTATCATTATTAACCAAGTAGTTACATAAGGATCTCCACCAAAACTTTCATTAACAGATTTCAAAGCTTCTAGTTCCCATAGGCTTTCAGGAACAGCCTCATAACTATAAAATAAATAAGGTATAACAGCTAGGATGACAGCAACTACGGTACCGTATATCAGTGAACTTGAACTATTATTTGGCATTTATTTATTTAATCTAGTATGTAACAAAAAAAATCTTCGTTTTCACGAAGATTTTTAAAGATAATAAAAACAATGGATTAACCTAATAGTCCGTTTGCTTTTGCAACTGCTAATTTCTTAGCTAGTGTTTTTTTCTCAATTTTCTTCGATGTTGGCGCTTGTGGCGCAAATTGTACTGCAGCTCCTGCTATCGATACACTGAATATCGCTAACAAAGCCATTGCTTTGAGGGACTTGTTGTTCATAATAAATTTGGTTTAAGTAAATAAGTGATACTAATGTATAGTGTTTATTACTGTAAACCAATAAAAAAATAAAGAAAAAGATTAACTAAATCGATAATCGGGCAAAACGTCGGTTATGTTAAAATAGAAATATATATTGTTAACCAGTGTTAAAAATTAATGGATTTGTCAATTATGATAGTACGACTTTTCTTTGATTAGGACTTAGAATTTCTATATTTATTATCGTAAAGCTCTCTAAATAAGGTTCTAAGAGATCTGGCCATTCTACAAAAAGGTATGCATCAGAATCGATATAATCTTCGACACCTATGTTCAATAACTCTTCAGTGTGCTCTAATCGGTATAAATCAAAGTGATAAACGGTAATTTTATCGGTTTTATACTCGTTCACTATAGAAAAAGTAGGAGAAGAGGTTACCTCATTTATTCCCAATTGTTTACACATTGCGTTTATAAGGGTTGTTTTGCCTGCTCCCATAGGTGCATTGAACAATATTGCCTTATTTGTGGTATGAGCTAGAATTTGTCTTGCTACCTGGTCTATATCGTCTATATGATACGTGATATTCATCTATCTAGGATTAAAAACAGCAAATGGTATTAACATCTCTTCTAAAGAAACGCCACCATGTTGATAGGTGTTTCTATAATAACTAACGTAGTGGTTGTAGTTGTTAGGATAAGCAAAAAACAAATCTCCTTTTGCAAATATGTAACTACTACTCATATTTATTTTAGGAAGTTTAATAGTACTAGGATCTTTTGCTGCTAGAACATCTTTATCTTCATAACTCAAGCTACGACCCGTTTTATATCTTAAATTAAGGCTAGTGTCTCTATCACCTATAACTTTACTAGGGTTAGTGACATTTATTGTTCCGTGATCTGTAGTAAGAATTAATTTAAAACCTAAATCTTGTGCTCTTTGAATAATCTCTAATAATGGAGAGTTCTTAAACCAGCTTAATGTTAAGGATCTATATGATTTATCATTACTCGCCAGGTCTTTGATTACTTTCATTTCAGTTTTAGCATGAGAAAGCATATCTACAAAATTATAGACCACTACCGTTAAATCATTATCTTTTTGAGATTTAAAATTCTCAGCTAATTTTCTACCTTGTTGCTCACTAGTTATTTTGTGATACTGGTGTGAAAGTCCTAAACCTAATCTTTTTAATTGTGCAGTTAAGAATTCATCTTCATACATGTTTTTTCCACCTTCTTCGGTATCATTTAACCATAGGTCTGGATGTCTTTTTGCCATATCCTCAGGCATCAGTCCAGAGAATAGTGCGTTTCTAGCATACTGTGTTGCTGTAGGTAGTATAGAACAGTATGTTTCTTCAGTCTCTTTTTTGTAATGACCATTTATAATGGTTTCAAATACCTTAAACTGGTCATATCTTAAATTATCTACTACTACTAGCAGGACAGGTTTATCTTTCTTTAAATGTGGAGCAATTCTTTTCTTAAATAAACTATGAGACATGACAGGCGCTTCATCATTATCTTCAAACCATTCTGGATAATGACGATCTATAAACTTGCAAAATTGATTATTAGCTTCATTTTTTTGCGTCGTAAGAATTTCTAACATCCCAGTATCATCTATGTCCTCTAGTTCTAATTCCCAATAAATTAACTTTTGATATAGCTGCACCCATTCTTCATAAGAATTAATCATAGAAAGATCCATAGAGATTTTTCTAAATTCTCTCTGGTAGTCAGAGGTTGTTTTATTAGATACCAATCTAGAGTGGTCTAAATTCTTCTTTAAAGAAAGTAATATTTGGTTAGGATTCACCGGTTTAATTAAATAATCAGCTATTTTAGAACCTATAGCTTCTTCCATGATATACTCTTCTTCACTCTTAGTGATCATAATCACAGGTAATTGTGCCTGTTTTTCTTTAATTTCATGAAGAGTTTCAAGACCGGTAAGGCCAGGCATGTTTTCATCTAATAATACAATATCATAGTTTACCTCTTCAATGGCTTCTAGTGCTTCTGTACCACTTACTCGAGTATCGATACTGTACCCTTTATTCTCTAAAAATATAATGTGTGGTTTTAATAAATCCACTTCATCATCTACCCAAAGGATTTTTATGTCTGTCATATCAGTATCTTTGTAATTAAATCGCTGTTCCTTTTGAATCAACAGAACAAACTTAAAATATTAAACGATCCCATTTATGGTTTTATTACCATTCCTAATGAGGACTTATTTACAATTATAGAACATCCTTTCTTTCAAAGGTTGCGTCGCATTACTCAAATGGGATTGAGTTATCTGGTCTATCCAGGTGCTCATCACACTCGATTCCATCACGCATTAGGTTGCTTGCATTTAATGCAAAAAGCAGTGCAAGTGCTTCGTTCTAAAGGTGTTAAAATATCTAATAAAGAAGAAGATGCACTCTATAAAGCCATTTTATTACATGACATAGGGCATGGTCCATTCTCACATGCTATGGAACATAGCTTTGT from Nonlabens arenilitoris harbors:
- a CDS encoding GNAT family N-acetyltransferase → MKKEYIFKSERLGFRNWDETDLTEFAIINADLEVMEHFPKPLTEKETAEFIDRLKNHYTKNGFNYFATEILESGELIGFIGLAFQEYKTDFTPAVDIGWRLKKSAWGKGYATEGAKKCLEFAFNELNLDKIISTCTEKNSKSENVMKKIGMEKIGEFKHPKLKEYPEYEKCICYEINKNVWQQRV
- the lysA gene encoding diaminopimelate decarboxylase; translated protein: MQSQDLLNIAQEHGSPVYVYDAHRIVSQYERLTSAFAQAKSLRIHYAVKALSNLSILKLFKQLGAGLDTVSLQEVQLGLAAGVEPHKIIYTPNGVSLEEIEQVAAMGVQINIDNLSILEQFGSKHPTIPVCVRINPHVMAGGNANISVGHIDSKFGISIHQIPHLLRIVENTKMTVNGVHMHTGSDILDIGVFLYATEILFETAAKFKDLEFIDFGSGFKVPYKEGDVATDIEDLGEQLSERFNKFCKDYGRDITLAFEPGKFLVSEAGYFLAKVNVVKQTTSTVFAGIDSGFNHLIRPMLYGSYHGIKNISNENGRNRFYSVVGYICETDTFAQNRQISEITEGDILAFANAGAYCYSMTSNYNSRYRPAEVLWYNGEAHLIRERETMEDILKHQVPVELALEELV
- the sucC gene encoding ADP-forming succinate--CoA ligase subunit beta; translation: MNLHEYQGKEILASYGVTIQRGKVATTAAEAVAAAKELTEETGTGWHVIKAQVHAGGRGKGGGVKLAKNLEQVEEIAGQIIGMDLVTPQTSAEGKRVHQVLVAEDVYEPGEVEVEEFYMSVLLDRAQGKNMIMYSTEGGMDIETVAEETPHLIFTETIDASHGLQGFQARRIAFNLGLSGKAFKEMTKFVAALYNAYVGSDSALFEINPVLKASDNRIIAVDCKITLDENALFRHKDLAAMRDTREENPTEVEAKAVGLNYVDLDGNVGCMVNGAGLAMATMDLIKQAGGEPANFLDVGGTADAKRVEEAFRIILKDDKVEAILVNIFGGIVRCDRVAQGIVDAYKNMGDAINVPIIVRLQGTNAEIAKELIDNSGLDVQSAVEFQEAADKVQAVIA
- a CDS encoding T9SS type A sorting domain-containing protein, coding for MKHLYSFLILAFYTITAQAQYIEFDFDNATINGNTVTQDVTVNGIGYRLTAVHGSNSTAALFDDGTGDLSLRGTGGSRPEQNWTISLIKAGSAENFDFVSVDYFNNSGSTHTFIVGDSNNNAISAQTNIPPSDAGTILVATPANATNLPSCLIFGLTFFATTDTYFDNLRIKPVSLLSNEDQTLESVQYFQNSNHNLVLSHYKLEGATIEVLNLNGQLLSTTTANAIDYEVDVTNLSSGLYIARVTLDNQVETIKFIR
- the aroB gene encoding 3-dehydroquinate synthase, producing MNPITIKDFTIYFENQGFEAINQWIRENQPSTIFILVDDKTMENCYPYLMPKIETTAIIEVIEIDHGEEFKNIDTCAGVWSALVELGCDRNSLMINLGGGVITDLGGFIASTIKRGIPFIHIPTSLLGMVDASIGGKNGVDLGHLKNQIGVINPPIMTIIDPAFLNTLPQQHLVNGSIEMFKHGLISDRVYWKDMLNVTDYLNETFNSLIYQSAIIKSDIVAMDPFEKGPRKALNYGHTAGHAIESFLMEHEEREAVLHGEAIAAGIVVESFLSVQYASLSMDAYQEIKDWYTSLNFSFSFTDQEVQEMIELMKYDKKNTNGEIKFVLLESIGSFVTNQVVATEDILQAFNELKK
- a CDS encoding proline dehydrogenase family protein, with the translated sequence MENPFNNTEIAFSLKSNRELRKAHFLFKMMGYPSLVNFGSAVMMKSLQWKLPVKGLIKHTVFEHFCGGTTEEECEPVVEKMFVKGVSSILDYSVEGKEDEADFNAVVDKKLKLIKHAAKSDALPFEVVKPTGIGRFYIWQKVTEKKELTTAEQAEWQRIKDRVLLLSQTAYDNDIALLFDGEESWMQDAADELIRDMMLQFNKEKAIIYNTLQCYRHDRLDYIKSLYEDAKENNFIVGVKIVRGAYMEKERARAQEMGYESPICANKMATDEMFNSAMFFILDHLDVIKLCIGTHNESSTMQALEILAKKGVAPQDHDVWFGQLYGMSDNLTFNLAQMNYNTFKILPFGPIQDVMPYLIRRAQENTSVAGQTGRELILIKQEMKRRGL
- a CDS encoding alanine dehydrogenase — protein: MSQHLSPFTKDQLLPQEERLEIQRSKQELLIGIPKETQHQEKRIVLTPDAVAALTAHGHRILMEKGAGNGSNFTDSQYNEAGAELTSDRNKVFSCPTILKVAPPSLEEIELIKPQSVLISALQIKTRNKTYFEKLAAKKVTALAFEFIQDDSGNYPAVSALSEISGIASILIASELLSSGANRTGQLFGNITGVPPVDVVIMGAGVVGEFAARTALGLGANVKVFDNSITKLRNLQDKVSQQLYTSTLQPKYLLKALRRCDVVVGALSGSNRAPVVVTKTMVENMKQGSVIMDISIDMGGCFETSEVTTHDKPTFEKYGVTHYCVPNIPSRYSKTASISLSNIFTPYLLNIAEDGGIEHAIRMDKGLKCGIYMYHGINTNKSVGSWYNLPYSDVNLLIF
- the tsaE gene encoding tRNA (adenosine(37)-N6)-threonylcarbamoyltransferase complex ATPase subunit type 1 TsaE, whose amino-acid sequence is MNITYHIDDIDQVARQILAHTTNKAILFNAPMGAGKTTLINAMCKQLGINEVTSSPTFSIVNEYKTDKITVYHFDLYRLEHTEELLNIGVEDYIDSDAYLFVEWPDLLEPYLESFTIINIEILSPNQRKVVLS